The proteins below are encoded in one region of Diorhabda carinulata isolate Delta chromosome 3, icDioCari1.1, whole genome shotgun sequence:
- the LOC130891167 gene encoding probable ATP-dependent RNA helicase DDX49 has protein sequence MTDKITFSDLQLNNWIIRQCATIGVKIPTPIQSNCIPAILKGYDCIGAAKTGSGKTLAFALPIIQKLCEDPYGIFALVLTPTRELAYQIADQFAVIGKLMNLRHCVIVGGIDMVEQGIQLSKRPHLVVATPGRLSDHIESCKTFSLSKIKFLVLDEADRLLSGQFDEQIKIIFKELPKNRQNLFFSATITDTLEKLKEVSNKELFFYEAPSISDAVTVEELQQYYVLCPKDIKDAYLAQVIREFRSNNEEGNIMIFTDTCKNCQVLSMTLNDVGFENVALHAMIPQQQRLAALARFKSNTVKMLIATDVASRGLDIPTVELVLNHTVPKVPKEYVHRVGRTARAGRGGKAITLVTPYDIKLLQSIEEHIKTKLVEWKVDDSEVGKIFAQVTVTKSEAYLKLDEGDFYEKRLINKRKKWILEGLDPDEEEAKLLKKNKKKKKKKSE, from the exons ATGACAGacaaaattacattttcagATCTGCAACTCAATAATTGGATAATTCGACAATGTGCAACAATAG gcGTAAAAATCCCTACACCTATTCAGTCAAATTGTATTCCAGCTATCTTAAAAGGATATGATTGTATTGGAGCAGCAAAGACTGGTAGTGGTAAAACATTGGCCTTTGCATTGCCAATTATTCAAAAGTTGTGTGAAGATCCTTATGGAATTTTCGCATTAGTTTTAACACCTACCAGAGAATTAGCATATCAAATAGCAGATCAATTTGCAGTTATTGGAAAACTAATGAACTTGCGACATTGTGTTATAGTAGGAG GTATTGATATGGTAGAACAAGGTATTCAGTTATCTAAACGCCCGCATTTAGTAGTTGCCACACCAGGTCGTTTATCTGATCACATAGAAAGCTgcaaaacattttcattatcaaaaataaagtttttagtATTAGATGAAGCTGACAGGCTGCTAAGCGGACAATTTGATGAGcagattaaaataattttcaaagaattaCCCAAAAATCGGCAAAATCTCTTTTTCTCTGCAACAATTACTGatactttggaaaaattaaaagaagttagcaataaagaattatttttttatgaagctCCTTCTATATCTGATGCTGTTACAGTTGAGGAACTGCAACAATATTATGTACTTTGTCCTAAAGATATTAAGGACGCCTATCTTGCCCAAGTAATAAGAGAGTTTAGGAGTAACAATGAAGAAggaaatattatgatttttacaGACACATGCAA AAACTGTCAAGTACTTTCAATGACACTAAATGATGTAGGATTCGAAAATGTGGCTCTCCACGCTATGATTCCACAACAACAACGTCTAGCAGCTTTAGCAAGATTTAAAAGCAATACTGTAAAAATGCTCATAGCAACTGATGTGGCAAGCAGAGGTCTCGACATCCCCACTGTCGAATTAGTTTTAAATCACACAGTCCCCAAGGTTCCCAAAGAATATGTTCATAGAGTTGGTAGAACTGCAAGAGCAGGTAGAGGGGGTAAAGCTATCACATTGGTTACTCCttatgatattaaattattacaatCTATAGAAGAACACATAAAAACGAAATTGGTTGAGTGGAAAGTTGATG atTCAGAGGTGGGAAAGATATTTGCTCAAGTCACAGTTACAAAAAGTGAGGCTTACCTCAAGTTAGACGAAGgcgatttttatgaaaaacgttTGATAAATAAACGTAAGAAATGGATTTTAGAAGGATTAGATCCAGATGAAGAAGAAGCGAAActtttaaagaaaaacaaaaagaagaaaaagaagaaatcggAATAa